The following coding sequences are from one Triticum dicoccoides isolate Atlit2015 ecotype Zavitan chromosome 4A, WEW_v2.0, whole genome shotgun sequence window:
- the LOC119287688 gene encoding uncharacterized protein LOC119287688, with protein MAKIGCFCALLGGKGKKFKDVKKVPHAKRANGSDWQKVKPVESMDGTVAASVDNSAPAPACRDTKVVAVTAAELPCQGRDDDKASPARDVGLVGGAATDSSGYNSDKDAAGTGTPDVVSELPLPATPARLERSCSNIETARPGWKAFDLLLPPAKSRSHGDLATLPAGAGSLFASPNGGPGGSSPAPSVRSTCSADRVMLKRRSSSQVLPSRSRKLWWRLFMWSHRNLHRPGAATSSTLPPADTHHQMFHSHRQQHDGYTSDTFGTAADGNCKNKEIAAVEEEPTCPNQWVAFSAEVSSSLDRVSAWVSSLGDSSLLIHAEEQEEEDDEEEEWNGITETEIGEPSGTTTKGHAQAQTRQKRRSRAAEEAVQQASSIVQTLNAFSSVAHISGMGLKAVPMISAFSSLRAVNLSGNFIAHISAGSLPKGLHSLDLSRNSIASIEGLRELTRLRVLSLSYNRIARIGHGLSSCTALRELYLAGNKISDVEGLHRLLKLAVLDLSFNRVTTARGLGQLVANYNSLRALNLLGNPVQANVGDDALRKAVSGLLPLLAYLNKQALRPQRAREAAKDSVAKAALGNNLWSSRRRAGSTARRLGHSPGSSSARREGSGGRSRSLSGVQARR; from the exons ATGGCCAAGATCGGCTGCTTCTGTGCTCTGCTCGGTGGCAAGGGCAAGAAATTCAAG GACGTGAAGAAGGTTCCGCACGCCAAAAGGGCCAACGGAAGCGACTGGCAGAAGGTGAAGCCGGTGGAGTCCATGGACGGCACGGTCGCCGCCTCCGTCGACAACAGCGCCCCTGCACCAGCATGCCGCGACACAAAAGTTGTCGCAGTGACAGCCGCCGAGCTGCCATGCCAAGGCCGTGACGACGACAAGGCCTCCCCAGCGAGGGACGTCGGCCTCGTCGGAGGCGCAGCCACGGACTCGTCCGGCTACAACAGCGACAAGGATGCTGCCGGCACCGGCACACCGGACGTCGTGAGCGAGCTGCCGTTGCCGGCGACTCCAGCGAGGCTGGAGCGCTCGTGCTCCAACATCGAGACGGCGAGGCCTGGCTGGAAGGCGTTCgacctgctgctgccgccggccaaGTCGCGCTCCCACGGCGACCTCGCGACCTTGCCCGCCGGCGCCGGTAGCTTGTTCGCCAGCCCCAACGGCGGGCCGGGCGGCTCCAgcccggcgccgtccgtgaggtcgACGTGCAGCGCGGACCGCGTGATGCTCAAGAGGAGGTCGTCCAGCCAGGTGCTCCCGTCCCGGAGCCGGAAGCTGTGGTGGCGGCTGTTCATGTGGAGCCACCGGAACCTGCACCGGCCGGGCGCCGCCACATCGAGCACCTTGCCACCCGCGGACACACACCACCAAATGTTCCACTCCCATCGCCAGCAGCACGACGGGTACACGTCCGACACCTTCGGCACCGCGGCGGACGGCAACTGCAAGAACAAGGAGATCGCCGCGGTGGAGGAAGAGCCGACGTGCCCGAACCAGTGGGTGGCGTTCTCGGCGGAGGTCTCGTCGTCGCTGGACCGCGTCAGCGCGTGGGTGAGCAGCCTCGGGGACAGCTCGCTGCTGATCCACgccgaggagcaggaggaggaggacgacgaggaagaggagtggAACGGCATCACCGAGACCGAGATCGGCGAGCCGTCGGGTACGACGACGAAGGGCCACGCGCAGGCGCAGACGCGGCAGAAGCGGCGCAgcagggcggcggaggaggcggtgcAGCAGGCGAGCAGCATCGTGCAGACGCTCAACGCCTTCTCCTCGGTGGCGCACATCTCCGGCATGGGGCTCAAGGCCGTGCCCATGATCTCGGCCTTCTCCAGCCTCCGGGCGGTGAACCTCTCCGGCAACTTCATCG CTCACATCTCGGCCGGGTCGCTGCCCAAGGGGCTGCACTCGCTGGACCTGTCCCGGAACAGCATCGCCAGCATCGAGGGCCTCCGGGAGCTGACGCGGCTGCGCGTGCTCAGCCTCAGCTACAACCGGATCGCGCGCATCGGCCACG GCCTGTCGAGCTGCACGGCGCTGAGGGAGCTGTACCTGGCGGGGAACAAGATCAGCGACGTGGAGGGGCTGCACCGGCTGCTCAAGCTGGCGGTGCTGGACCTGAGCTTCAACAGGGTCACCACCGCCAGGGGGCTCGGCCAGCTCGTCGCCAACTACAACTCGCTCCGGGCGCTCAACCTGCTGGGCAACCCCGTGCAGGCCAACGTCGGCGACGACGCGCTCCGCAAGGCCGTCTCCGGCCTCCTGCCGCTGCTCGCCTACCTCAACAAGCAGGCCCTCAGGCCGCAGCGCGCGCGCGAGGCCGCCAAGGACAGCGTCGCCAAGGCCGCGCTCGGGAACAACCtctggagctcgcggcggcgcgcgggctccACGGCGCGCCGCCTCGGCCACAGCCCCGGCTCGTCGTCGGCCAGGAGGGAGGGGAGCGGCGGCCGGAGCAGGTCCCTGAGCGGGGTTCAGGCACGGAGGTGA